In one Puniceicoccus vermicola genomic region, the following are encoded:
- the dnaN gene encoding DNA polymerase III subunit beta, translated as MKFKVNRDHFSNGLNQVLNVVSTRPTMPILRNVLVEASNGVVTFKTTNLDLAIRCSIKAEVEEEGGLTLPVRKLSSIVRELPNLEVFVETDSKPSAKIKSGGSKYQIVGIAADEFPPLPTFDDQHEFTLPQEDVSSMLRSVSYAQSTDETRYILNGVFFNFADDKLTMVATDGRRLAMVGFDVPVDDGQAGHLILPAKTVAELERLLGQGDSVKISFNDRQVAFEVELSDSSKESGLVENLYLVSKTVEGRYPDYQQVIPKETEHRVRIERELLQECVHRAALVISEKSNSVKLKISENLLEISGRSAEYGESHESMAIKYDGPEVQIAFNPQFLLDPLKAVHQDEVYLEFKDELSPGVFKTLENFLCVVMPLRLN; from the coding sequence ATGAAATTTAAAGTAAACCGAGACCACTTCAGCAATGGATTGAATCAGGTGCTTAACGTAGTCAGCACCCGCCCCACCATGCCGATCCTGAGGAACGTTCTGGTGGAGGCATCGAACGGCGTCGTGACCTTCAAGACGACCAATCTCGATCTGGCCATCCGCTGCTCGATCAAAGCCGAGGTGGAGGAAGAAGGCGGTCTGACCCTTCCGGTGCGGAAGCTCTCGTCGATCGTCCGCGAATTGCCGAATTTGGAAGTTTTCGTGGAAACGGACTCCAAGCCATCCGCCAAAATCAAGAGCGGCGGATCGAAATATCAGATCGTCGGCATTGCTGCGGACGAGTTCCCTCCCCTGCCGACTTTCGACGACCAGCACGAGTTCACCCTCCCGCAGGAGGACGTCTCCTCGATGCTGCGGAGTGTTTCCTACGCCCAGTCCACGGACGAGACCCGCTACATCCTGAACGGGGTGTTCTTCAATTTTGCCGACGACAAGCTGACGATGGTGGCCACGGATGGTCGCCGTTTGGCAATGGTCGGTTTCGACGTTCCGGTCGACGACGGTCAGGCGGGGCATCTCATTCTCCCAGCGAAAACGGTAGCCGAGCTCGAGCGTTTGCTGGGTCAGGGGGACTCGGTCAAAATCTCCTTCAACGATCGTCAGGTCGCTTTCGAAGTGGAGTTGAGCGATTCCTCGAAGGAGAGCGGCTTGGTGGAAAATCTTTATCTCGTCTCGAAGACGGTCGAAGGACGTTACCCGGACTACCAGCAGGTGATTCCGAAGGAAACGGAGCATCGGGTCCGGATTGAACGGGAACTCTTGCAGGAATGCGTTCACCGTGCGGCTCTCGTCATCAGCGAAAAGAGCAACTCGGTGAAGTTGAAGATTTCGGAGAACCTCTTGGAAATCAGCGGACGCAGTGCGGAATACGGGGAATCCCACGAGTCGATGGCGATCAAGTATGACGGGCCGGAAGTGCAAATCGCCTTCAACCCGCAGTTCCTTCTCGATCCCCTCAAAGCGGTTCATCAAGACGAGGTTTACCTCGAATTCAAGGACGAGCTGAGCCCGGGTGTCTTCAAGACACTGGAGAATTTCCTCTGCGTGGTGATGCCGTTGCGCCTGAATTGA
- the hisC gene encoding histidinol-phosphate transaminase — protein MREEEWLDEKIRACPIYEPGLPIETVARNLGLDPAKIVKLASNENPLGPSPRAVEAVSRCLQSLHDYPDGGTFRFREKLSQKLGLDPSQILPGNGSNEILEMLATAYLKPGQNAVFGQYGFVVYRLATLHAKAEMRPAAMPDLVHDLDKMRELIDEDTRLVFLANPNNPTGDFLEPEKIISFVKSLPEQVLFCLDEAYVDYSEDPVDLRPLIREGRRVICMRTFSKIHGLAGLRIGYAYSTPEVIANLQRVRQPFNVSSAAQAGALGALDDEEHQIKTRKLNRESLDYLEGALQSLGVPVRRTQANFVLIEVPSGKDCFDSLLREGVIVRPLGGYGLPKHIRVSTGTMEQNQLFMEVFSRWFHNLK, from the coding sequence ATGAGGGAAGAAGAATGGCTAGATGAGAAGATCCGGGCCTGCCCGATCTATGAACCGGGTCTTCCGATCGAAACGGTAGCACGAAATCTTGGTCTCGATCCGGCCAAAATCGTCAAGCTCGCTTCGAATGAAAACCCATTGGGGCCCTCACCCCGAGCGGTCGAGGCGGTTTCGAGATGTTTACAGAGCCTCCATGATTATCCGGATGGCGGGACTTTCCGTTTTCGGGAGAAATTGTCGCAAAAGCTAGGCTTGGATCCGTCCCAGATTTTGCCGGGCAATGGTTCCAATGAAATTTTGGAGATGCTGGCTACGGCTTATCTCAAGCCCGGGCAGAATGCGGTTTTCGGACAATACGGATTTGTCGTCTATCGTCTTGCGACTCTTCACGCAAAAGCGGAAATGCGTCCGGCGGCGATGCCCGATTTGGTGCACGACCTCGACAAGATGCGGGAGCTGATTGATGAGGATACGCGGTTGGTCTTCCTCGCGAACCCAAATAACCCGACGGGTGATTTTCTTGAGCCCGAGAAAATCATCTCCTTTGTCAAGAGCCTCCCGGAGCAGGTTCTTTTCTGTCTCGATGAGGCCTATGTCGATTATTCGGAGGATCCGGTTGATCTTCGTCCTTTGATCCGGGAAGGCCGACGAGTGATCTGCATGAGAACTTTCTCGAAGATTCACGGGCTGGCTGGGTTGCGGATCGGCTATGCCTATTCCACCCCCGAGGTGATTGCGAATCTGCAACGAGTGCGCCAGCCGTTTAATGTGAGTTCGGCGGCCCAAGCTGGTGCTTTGGGCGCACTGGATGATGAAGAGCATCAAATCAAAACCCGTAAGCTCAATCGGGAATCTTTGGATTATCTGGAAGGCGCCTTGCAATCTCTTGGCGTGCCGGTTCGAAGAACTCAGGCCAACTTTGTCCTGATCGAAGTTCCCTCCGGAAAGGATTGTTTTGATTCGTTGCTTCGGGAGGGAGTGATTGTCCGTCCTCTCGGTGGCTACGGTTTGCCCAAACATATTCGGGTTTCGACGGGGACTATGGAACAGAACCAGCTGTTCATGGAGGTATTTAGCCGTTGGTTTCATAATCTCAAATGA
- a CDS encoding hemolysin family protein: MMISLITLFVLLVVYSLFVTVEFSLVRIRYSHITPEVYDRLIRPRMIRWLVQDPDRTARALRFGRVLLILFWSGAFFTLSHPLWRSLLSSLGPFISGAVFLLYCFVSASIFYVLAELLPRALAIRAPEKILRRVGSLVAVCLVTLIPNLWLIGRIKEKVYQVLRLDLDNDLNPLDIEVQLRAMGEDHVVLSPVVRKIIDKAIQMPELDVSDILLPRNQVNWIDLHEDPKKSLALARKMGHTRFPLCEGDLDRCLGIIHIKDIFRDPATDEQIDFRKLRRPIATLNLEDKLMEALQRLLGLKVHMALVLDEFGGAVGVVTLERILEELVGEIQDEFDMEDEEIVPLGINRYTVAGLTPIHELEERLDIDIDRDDVSTFSGLITSELGRIPEKGEKLDYGTLEITVTEVDEKRIIGTEVSVTPEELEEDTLEESAS; encoded by the coding sequence ATGATGATCAGTCTGATTACACTTTTCGTTCTGCTGGTCGTTTATTCGCTTTTTGTGACCGTGGAATTTTCACTGGTGCGTATCCGGTATTCCCACATCACACCGGAGGTCTACGATCGTCTCATCCGGCCGCGGATGATCCGGTGGTTGGTCCAAGACCCGGATCGGACGGCGAGGGCCCTTCGTTTTGGCCGAGTCTTGCTCATTCTCTTTTGGAGTGGTGCCTTTTTCACCCTCTCCCATCCCCTCTGGCGTTCCCTGTTATCTTCTCTGGGGCCATTTATTTCCGGGGCTGTTTTTCTCCTCTACTGCTTTGTCTCGGCCTCGATCTTTTATGTTCTGGCCGAACTTCTACCACGTGCTCTGGCCATTCGGGCGCCGGAAAAGATTTTGCGCAGGGTTGGGAGTCTGGTCGCGGTATGTTTGGTGACGCTGATACCGAATCTCTGGCTCATCGGACGCATTAAGGAAAAGGTCTATCAGGTGCTCCGGCTGGATCTGGACAATGACCTCAATCCTCTCGATATCGAGGTCCAGTTGCGGGCCATGGGCGAAGATCATGTGGTTTTGTCTCCGGTGGTGCGCAAAATTATCGATAAAGCGATCCAGATGCCGGAACTGGATGTTTCGGATATCCTGCTTCCCCGGAATCAGGTCAACTGGATCGACCTCCATGAGGACCCGAAGAAGAGTCTAGCCTTGGCGCGGAAGATGGGACACACGCGTTTCCCCCTTTGCGAGGGAGATCTCGACCGTTGCCTGGGAATTATTCACATCAAAGACATTTTTCGGGATCCGGCGACCGATGAACAAATCGATTTCCGGAAGTTGCGACGTCCCATCGCCACCTTGAATCTGGAAGACAAGCTCATGGAAGCCTTACAGCGTTTGCTGGGGTTGAAGGTGCACATGGCCTTGGTTCTGGACGAGTTTGGGGGTGCCGTCGGTGTCGTTACTTTAGAGCGTATTCTTGAAGAGCTGGTCGGAGAAATTCAGGACGAGTTCGACATGGAGGACGAAGAAATCGTTCCCTTGGGCATCAACCGCTACACCGTGGCTGGGTTGACTCCGATTCACGAACTGGAGGAGCGTCTCGATATCGATATTGATCGGGACGATGTCTCGACCTTCTCCGGGTTGATCACTTCCGAACTGGGGCGCATCCCCGAGAAAGGGGAAAAGCTCGACTACGGCACCCTTGAAATCACGGTCACCGAGGTGGATGAAAAACGGATCATCGGCACCGAGGTATCAGTGACTCCCGAGGAGTTGGAAGAGGACACGCTTGAGGAGTCCGCTTCCTGA
- a CDS encoding tetratricopeptide repeat protein: protein MVSKSRKTSFEESALLGFGRIYREPSRPVHLKILWGRILLAGITLLVAGWFAVAGLLFYFFKYRHGYEDVSYSKMLVLPFRLDQHRIEMGDYHVQKGLEALQNQDIRSALHLLRIGVARSKSNAEGRMVLAQIFESGLQRPDMAATILEDGLDQATENPKFLQKDYLQPLFRLLLLHQYDDRIVELSERLLPILPKNSEEAILIAFATIQANVYRGNYQEAERLLDEFGLVQSPQGQILLAQIRWNRGLRDRAIAILHRALNRYPDRDDVFSVLMRFYRDQEEWDLIRRYSILRSIRFPEKVGPKIDLLYALDATEDEDVVLPNVEEIVANFPISESALPLAQFAAATGRTDVARIAYDQALEAGLNIAPFTLLLQESLVRGGEYEAAIQFSDQLREERPDWLIRLQSLENGFRALALQGLGRNLDSEIFVREFMKSDRIRPKTHIAVARMFSELGAPETAHKILSESYSRNSSDQPLLSALVLNDIELGRNRDFVVHLRDLLRMRVPDQEVLAEAYEELGSDRHLFLADREILLSRIEELIVRPS, encoded by the coding sequence ATGGTATCAAAATCCCGTAAAACTTCTTTTGAGGAATCCGCTCTTCTCGGATTCGGCCGAATCTACCGCGAACCGAGCCGCCCCGTTCATCTGAAGATTCTCTGGGGACGGATCCTCCTCGCGGGAATCACTCTTCTAGTCGCCGGGTGGTTTGCTGTCGCCGGGCTCCTTTTCTACTTTTTCAAGTACCGCCATGGATACGAGGATGTGAGCTACTCCAAGATGCTCGTGCTTCCTTTCCGCCTCGATCAACACCGAATCGAGATGGGCGATTATCATGTCCAGAAGGGACTGGAAGCGCTGCAGAATCAGGACATTCGCTCCGCCCTGCACCTCCTCCGAATTGGCGTCGCCCGCTCCAAGTCGAATGCCGAGGGCCGTATGGTTCTCGCCCAGATCTTCGAATCGGGACTTCAGCGCCCTGACATGGCGGCAACGATTCTTGAAGATGGCCTGGATCAGGCGACGGAGAATCCGAAGTTTCTCCAAAAAGATTACCTGCAGCCTCTCTTTCGTCTTCTCCTTCTTCACCAATACGATGATCGCATCGTTGAACTTTCGGAACGCCTCCTTCCCATCCTTCCCAAGAACAGCGAAGAGGCGATCCTCATCGCTTTCGCCACCATTCAAGCGAACGTTTACCGGGGCAACTATCAAGAGGCCGAGCGACTGCTCGACGAGTTTGGTCTCGTCCAGAGTCCACAAGGTCAAATCCTTCTCGCCCAGATTCGATGGAATCGCGGTCTTCGGGACCGGGCAATTGCCATTCTTCACCGCGCTCTCAACCGCTACCCGGACCGGGACGACGTATTCAGCGTCCTCATGCGATTCTACCGCGATCAAGAGGAATGGGATCTCATTCGCCGCTACTCCATCCTCCGCTCGATCCGTTTCCCGGAAAAGGTCGGGCCCAAGATCGATCTTCTCTATGCTCTTGATGCAACCGAGGATGAGGACGTGGTTCTCCCCAACGTCGAAGAGATCGTCGCCAATTTTCCGATCAGCGAAAGCGCTCTACCACTCGCCCAGTTTGCCGCCGCGACCGGTCGAACGGACGTCGCCCGCATTGCCTATGACCAAGCGCTGGAAGCAGGTCTGAACATCGCTCCTTTCACTCTCTTGCTCCAGGAATCTCTGGTGAGGGGAGGGGAGTATGAAGCAGCGATCCAATTCTCCGACCAACTGCGCGAAGAGCGTCCCGATTGGCTCATCCGTCTCCAATCCCTGGAAAATGGATTCCGAGCACTGGCTCTCCAAGGCCTCGGCCGCAATCTCGACTCGGAGATTTTCGTGCGCGAATTCATGAAGTCGGACCGGATCCGGCCCAAGACTCATATCGCCGTCGCTCGCATGTTCTCCGAACTCGGTGCCCCGGAAACCGCCCACAAAATTCTCTCGGAAAGCTACTCTCGGAATTCCAGCGACCAGCCCTTACTCTCTGCTCTGGTCCTCAATGATATCGAACTCGGTCGCAACCGTGATTTTGTCGTGCACTTGCGGGATCTTCTTCGCATGCGAGTGCCCGACCAAGAGGTTCTCGCCGAAGCTTATGAAGAACTTGGCAGCGATCGCCACCTGTTCCTCGCCGATCGGGAAATTCTCCTCTCCAGGATCGAGGAGCTCATCGTCCGCCCGAGCTGA
- a CDS encoding outer membrane beta-barrel protein, translating into MKIPLLATFSVLSASSALYASPLLSVGDHADLYAQVSGSVAYTDNLTLDENNTLDDVRFIVTPGAVLEVGRGLTNLNGSLSVNYGFVRYADNTVFDTELWNVVGNLDFNGPRYTAGVNGGYVEKQQNESDVNADKTLILQKTGFAGGNIRYRISEKFSLGAKGRFDNITYDGGNNVDRDIYSVPVDVYYEVTPLLDATAGLRYRQTDVQNGQDYDDYFYNVGLTGEVTEKLTTTFKVGYQTRDLTGGGSNEGTITLNSATTYDATERGSLRLFLNRDFVTGGAGSSIERTGVRASYIYIISPRLTADVTGSYDFNDYQDSSREDNTYLARVGASYRFNSLWSVNSFYTFRDNDSNFDGASYTENMVQVGANFRY; encoded by the coding sequence ATGAAAATTCCATTACTAGCGACTTTTTCCGTTCTTTCTGCGAGCTCAGCTCTATATGCTTCTCCTCTTTTGTCTGTCGGTGATCACGCCGACCTCTACGCCCAAGTTTCTGGGTCTGTAGCCTATACTGACAATTTGACTTTGGATGAAAACAACACTCTGGACGATGTTCGTTTTATCGTCACGCCGGGCGCTGTTCTTGAAGTGGGCCGAGGACTGACCAACCTTAATGGAAGTCTTAGTGTGAATTACGGTTTTGTTCGTTATGCAGACAACACCGTGTTTGATACCGAACTTTGGAACGTAGTCGGCAATCTTGATTTTAACGGTCCCCGCTATACTGCAGGAGTGAATGGCGGTTATGTTGAGAAACAGCAGAACGAGTCGGACGTAAACGCCGATAAAACCCTGATCCTCCAGAAGACTGGTTTTGCCGGGGGTAACATCAGATATCGGATCTCCGAAAAATTCTCGCTGGGAGCCAAAGGTCGTTTCGACAACATCACCTATGACGGTGGTAACAATGTTGACCGCGATATTTATTCGGTCCCTGTTGATGTTTACTACGAGGTGACTCCCCTACTGGATGCGACTGCTGGTTTACGTTACCGTCAGACCGATGTTCAAAACGGTCAGGATTATGACGACTACTTCTACAACGTAGGTTTGACCGGTGAAGTTACCGAAAAACTCACGACCACCTTTAAGGTGGGTTACCAAACCCGGGATTTGACCGGTGGAGGATCGAATGAGGGTACCATTACCTTGAATTCGGCAACGACTTACGATGCGACCGAGCGTGGATCTCTTCGTTTGTTCCTGAATCGTGATTTTGTCACTGGTGGTGCTGGCAGTTCGATCGAGCGTACCGGAGTCCGGGCCTCTTACATCTACATCATCTCTCCTCGTTTGACCGCCGACGTTACTGGCTCTTACGATTTCAACGATTACCAGGATTCTTCCCGCGAGGACAACACCTACTTGGCACGGGTCGGAGCTAGCTATCGCTTCAACTCCCTCTGGTCGGTGAATTCCTTCTATACCTTCCGGGACAACGATTCCAATTTCGACGGTGCTAGTTACACCGAAAACATGGTCCAAGTCGGAGCAAATTTCCGTTACTGA
- a CDS encoding polysaccharide biosynthesis/export family protein, with product MKPLSLCLLAFALSLNSLVAQTDSGDSGGSSSSDSGSAGNDGMINDRDAMVAPVNYRIQPSDILSVQIYQQMDLDKETRVEADGTISLHLVGRVNVEGLTISEAREKITELYDRDYLVNPQVDLQVIQFNLDEVQVLGQVRTPGTIAIPPDQDLTLLQAISRAGGFTRLARKGSVKIRREMEDGEKKVFAINASDLISDPDSQDFVLQDGDIVFVDERLI from the coding sequence ATGAAACCACTATCCCTCTGCCTCCTCGCTTTTGCTCTCTCTCTCAATTCCCTCGTGGCACAGACCGATTCCGGAGATTCTGGAGGGAGCTCGTCGTCGGATTCCGGTTCCGCCGGAAACGATGGCATGATTAATGATCGGGATGCCATGGTCGCTCCGGTCAATTACCGGATTCAGCCTTCCGATATTCTGAGCGTGCAGATCTATCAGCAAATGGATCTGGATAAGGAGACCCGCGTCGAAGCGGACGGAACGATCAGCTTACACTTGGTAGGGCGCGTCAATGTGGAGGGTCTGACGATTTCTGAAGCCCGGGAGAAGATCACGGAACTCTATGATCGTGATTATTTGGTGAATCCTCAGGTCGATCTTCAGGTCATCCAATTTAACCTCGATGAGGTTCAGGTGCTCGGCCAAGTCCGGACACCGGGGACGATTGCAATTCCGCCGGACCAGGATTTGACCCTTCTTCAAGCGATTTCGCGGGCGGGGGGATTTACTCGTCTGGCCCGAAAAGGATCAGTGAAAATCCGACGGGAGATGGAAGATGGTGAAAAGAAAGTTTTTGCCATCAATGCCTCCGATTTGATCAGTGATCCAGACTCTCAGGACTTTGTTCTTCAAGATGGTGATATCGTCTTCGTGGACGAACGCCTTATTTAA
- a CDS encoding GumC family protein: MAKQEKRNSYGDGYGGYGNYGGGDYGYEVGQSHRSLSDYLILLRERIWYIVIIFLVVATGTTLYTFRKTKIYTSGAMVEILRTDPKPMARMAGDLDNNQIRTAEDLNTEINFLNSGKLIEAVNKRLTGAERQAFMEPYQDTITFSGPLTPLEVLGRNREIKPARMSLNVYISYSHPSAAIAADVANMFAEEYVAYSLNRGLERTIKAVEDLRREAETKKQKVDELEAELAQYRRENNAVSIEQSENVALSELQSITARLNAAEAEYSSVEAQWELVQQYREEGRPLWDLDFISARPLVQDLLARRANALINLSTLAKRYREKHPVMIEAAQNLNQVNAELMRAVETATASIEANYQRARKNLVSAEKALDKSNEKMLDLAEIRTGYNSILRDFEVAQMNYQQLISQLAAREAETSWKTAQAEIVDRAPIPMNPSSPNIPLNLALGVVGGLGLGVGFALGLAFLDNRVKSAYDVEEMVGIPLLGIVPKIDRRLSSADRARAVATNLDSKVTESFRTIHSSISLSDEGKLAQVIAVTSTLPAEGKSFIATNLALTFAGQGQRTLIVDCDMRLPNVAKSFGIKPKSGMYDFFFGDKTLDDVIIKEVTPNCDILPTERAPDNPTQVLNSVEFEQLLIQLRHRYHKIVIDSPPVGAVSDTLCLLPLIDGVVFVLKFNDVKKKAAKSAVKHLNESETPVFGAVMNAISAKMSNYYYSHYYDYSYHDYYYTKGPGERQTLSEKTGASAPTPSGQAPIGDPEEQGEKQSERV, from the coding sequence ATGGCAAAGCAGGAAAAGCGAAATTCCTATGGCGACGGTTACGGCGGATATGGGAACTATGGAGGTGGAGATTATGGCTACGAAGTGGGCCAGTCTCACCGCAGCCTGTCAGATTACCTCATCCTCCTTCGGGAACGGATTTGGTACATCGTGATTATCTTCCTCGTCGTGGCGACGGGGACGACTCTCTATACCTTTCGGAAGACCAAGATTTATACTTCCGGGGCAATGGTTGAGATTCTTCGTACCGATCCGAAGCCCATGGCGAGGATGGCGGGAGACCTAGATAATAACCAGATTCGAACGGCCGAGGATTTGAACACCGAAATCAACTTCCTTAATAGTGGTAAGCTGATTGAGGCGGTGAACAAGCGCCTGACCGGTGCAGAGCGGCAGGCTTTCATGGAGCCCTATCAGGACACAATTACGTTTTCCGGTCCGCTTACCCCTTTGGAAGTTCTGGGTCGCAACCGGGAGATTAAGCCGGCTCGGATGTCACTCAATGTTTACATCAGCTACAGCCACCCCTCGGCAGCGATTGCTGCGGACGTGGCGAACATGTTTGCGGAAGAGTACGTGGCCTATAGCTTGAATCGAGGTCTGGAGCGGACGATTAAAGCCGTTGAAGACCTTCGCCGTGAAGCGGAGACGAAGAAGCAAAAGGTTGACGAATTGGAAGCTGAGCTCGCCCAATATCGGCGTGAGAACAACGCGGTATCCATCGAACAGAGCGAGAATGTAGCCCTCTCCGAATTGCAGTCGATCACGGCTCGGTTGAATGCAGCCGAAGCGGAGTATTCCAGTGTCGAAGCGCAGTGGGAGTTGGTTCAACAGTATCGTGAAGAGGGCCGACCTCTTTGGGATTTGGACTTCATCTCTGCTCGGCCCCTCGTTCAGGATTTGTTGGCCCGTCGGGCCAACGCTCTCATCAATCTCTCAACCTTGGCCAAACGTTACCGGGAAAAGCACCCGGTCATGATCGAAGCAGCTCAAAACCTGAATCAGGTAAATGCCGAATTGATGCGGGCTGTGGAAACCGCCACTGCGAGTATCGAGGCGAACTATCAGCGGGCTCGCAAGAACTTGGTTTCTGCGGAAAAGGCATTGGATAAGAGCAACGAGAAGATGCTCGACCTCGCTGAGATCCGCACCGGTTACAATTCCATTTTGCGTGACTTCGAAGTCGCCCAAATGAATTACCAGCAATTGATCAGTCAGTTGGCTGCCCGCGAGGCGGAAACGAGTTGGAAGACCGCTCAGGCGGAAATTGTCGACAGAGCCCCTATTCCGATGAATCCGAGCTCGCCGAATATTCCCCTGAATCTGGCTCTTGGAGTCGTCGGAGGTCTCGGCTTGGGTGTTGGTTTCGCTCTGGGATTGGCCTTCCTCGATAATCGAGTGAAGAGTGCCTACGATGTGGAAGAAATGGTGGGCATTCCACTTCTCGGTATCGTCCCGAAAATCGATCGCCGTCTCTCTTCGGCCGATCGGGCTAGGGCTGTGGCTACGAATTTGGATAGTAAGGTCACGGAATCGTTCCGAACCATCCACTCCTCCATTTCGTTGAGTGACGAAGGAAAGTTGGCGCAGGTGATCGCGGTTACCAGCACACTTCCGGCGGAAGGGAAATCTTTCATCGCCACCAATCTGGCACTCACTTTTGCCGGACAAGGTCAGCGGACCCTGATTGTGGACTGCGACATGCGCCTCCCCAATGTGGCCAAATCCTTTGGAATAAAGCCGAAGTCGGGAATGTACGATTTCTTCTTTGGCGATAAGACTCTCGATGATGTCATCATCAAGGAAGTCACGCCGAACTGCGACATCCTGCCGACGGAGCGCGCACCTGACAATCCAACCCAGGTTTTGAATAGCGTTGAATTCGAGCAGCTCTTGATTCAACTCCGTCACCGATATCACAAGATTGTGATCGACTCTCCACCCGTGGGGGCGGTAAGTGACACCCTTTGTCTGCTGCCTCTCATTGACGGTGTGGTTTTCGTTCTCAAGTTCAACGACGTGAAGAAGAAGGCTGCGAAATCGGCAGTGAAGCATCTCAACGAATCGGAAACCCCGGTTTTCGGCGCGGTGATGAATGCAATCAGCGCGAAGATGTCGAATTACTACTATTCGCACTACTACGACTACAGCTACCACGACTACTACTACACGAAGGGGCCGGGTGAGCGTCAGACGTTGTCGGAAAAAACGGGAGCCAGTGCTCCCACTCCGAGCGGACAGGCACCGATCGGAGACCCGGAAGAACAAGGGGAGAAACAGTCCGAAAGAGTTTAA
- the gmk gene encoding guanylate kinase: MFVTGKSLLFIISGPAGSGKTTLCHRLLSEFQNLSRAVTVTTRAPREGEKDGRDYYFFSREEFDARYAAGDFLESALVHGRAYGTLSEEVIQHFQKKEDVLLSIDVQGMRQIRERASDFDWLSGRLVTVFINPPSLDELRERLRRRGSDDEEEIERRIESARKEIQAVSEFDYILDTGTREEDFDRIRSIYLSEKMRVR, encoded by the coding sequence ATGTTCGTCACAGGAAAATCCTTACTCTTCATTATCTCGGGTCCAGCGGGAAGTGGGAAAACCACTCTCTGTCATCGACTCTTAAGTGAGTTCCAAAACCTCAGCCGTGCAGTGACCGTGACTACACGCGCTCCTCGAGAAGGGGAGAAGGACGGAAGGGATTACTATTTCTTTTCCCGGGAGGAATTTGATGCGAGGTACGCTGCAGGTGATTTTTTGGAATCTGCATTAGTCCATGGACGGGCCTATGGCACTCTGTCCGAGGAAGTTATACAGCACTTCCAGAAAAAGGAAGATGTCCTCCTGAGCATTGACGTTCAGGGAATGCGTCAAATTCGGGAGCGTGCTTCGGACTTCGATTGGCTTTCGGGGCGTCTTGTCACTGTATTTATCAATCCTCCATCACTGGACGAACTCCGGGAGCGTCTCCGAAGAAGGGGATCCGATGACGAAGAGGAAATCGAACGTAGGATCGAATCAGCCCGAAAGGAAATTCAGGCCGTCAGTGAATTCGACTACATTCTGGATACCGGCACCCGTGAAGAAGATTTTGATCGAATTCGTTCGATCTATTTATCCGAGAAAATGCGAGTTCGCTGA